The following is a genomic window from Candidatus Dadabacteria bacterium.
AATTTGATCGCGCGTATATGGTGTTTCCGGTAAGAGTATCGCAGCATTTTCGGCACTTTTCCTTGACATCTAAAAGCGTCCCTTGTTATACTATTCCTAAGCTCGTGGACAGGGTTCTCACCTCAACGCTTCCCGCGTTGAGTCCTGTCCTACCCGTGAGAAGGTGCATACGAGCCAACGAGTGATACCCTCGTTTTACAAGATTGTCCTTGCGTAACACCTGGAAGGATATAAAAATGATAAAACGCCCAAACCGAACTGTACTGAATGATGCACTTGATGAATTTCGCGACGCAATGCGCACCTTTGTTGTCCGCGGTATGAGACGTGTTAGAGGGAAAACCGTCAAAGAGGCTATTTATGATTCCCTGTCACCGAATCAGGCAAGCCAGTTTAATAGAAACCTAAAAAATAAGGGCAGCATTGAAAGTGCGATTGACATCGGAGACTTCCCAAATCTTGTACGCAAAAACTGGCGGCAAGTTTTCAGCCAACAGTTTGGCGATAATATGAACGTGCAAAACGCGCTCTATATTATCAAAGAAGCGCGAGACAGTGCCGCGCACCCATCTACAGAGGATTTAGATGCTGAATATACGCGTGTGGCACTGTACCATATTGTAGACGTACTTGACAAAATCAACGCACCTGAAGCGAAAAAGAAAGTTAAAGAGTATCGAAAGAAACTTTTTAAATCTAAACCCTCACAATTGCCAAGCAATGAGCCACGGGAGGTAAGTCCGCCAAATATCGACGTGCCCCAAGACACTTTTGAGGAAGCAGAACTCGCAGCAAATCTGCAACAGGTGGACGGGAATGTGGTCAACTCACTATCGCCAGACCCGCGTCTGAGTCAAAAGGACAAGTATACCGCCTACTTTCAAGAATTGATAGATCAACTCCGAGAACAGCATAACTTTACAAGAGCGCGTCGGGCCTCGAAAGGTCAGGGGTACTACTCCTTTGCCTCAGGAGCTACAGGCATAAAATATACTGCAGGATTTAACAAGCCACAAATAGTGTATGTGAGACTGCGCATTGATTTCGGAGATCGCGAGGAAAACAAAAGTTTCTTTGATATCCTCAAAGAAAGGGAATCCTTGATCAATGCCCAATTTGATGTTCCGTTATCCTGGGAGCGACGCGACGATGTCTTAAAATGCCAAATTAATGTCAATCGCGAAGGTACTATTGATTCTGATCCGAGTGCGTTAGAAGCCTTCAGAGCATGGCATATTGAGAATCTACTCAAATTCAAAGCGGTGTTCACGCCTGAAATCCAACGGGCACGCGAAACCCTAAAATCCCAGTGAAGTCGCACCTAAATGACTAAGACGGACAGAAAATGTGGGGCGCGACATGATAATAACGAATCGTCAAGAGAATTGCCAAAACATATTTGAGGTGACCGATTATAGCGTTATGCAGACTATCACACTTGCAGATGTGAAATCGTGCAGGTGTGCACATCTTCACACGTGCCGCTACACATTTCTTGCGAAAATCGTTTACGCAGCAGGTGTAGAATAAAAGTGGGACATCTATTTGGTGCAGGAGTTGCTCGGTCACCCGAACATATCGACGACGCAAAATTATTTGGGAGTCAATTATGTGAATTCAAGAGCAGTGGTCGAATCGATGGCGTTAGTTTCTAAGTCTGACAGAAATGTTTTTAGGAGATAAATAGCAATGAATCAAAAGGCTGGAAGTGAAAACAAGAAACTCAATAATTTAGTTATTGCATCAATGTGGTCCACGGAAGCCCAAGTATGGATGGATACAGCAGTGCGTCTGGATTACGAAAGTAACCTCCAGGTGGAAAATAGGGGCTTTGATCTTAATAAACAGAACGTAGCACATGTATGTACAGGGTTAGCATTTGAATTGGCATACAAATCGTTGATAATTGCAGATTTTAAACCAATAAAAAAGACGCACTATGTTAAGAAATTGCACGGAATGCTAAAAACAGAAACAAAGAAAATAGTCGAAGGATACATTACGCATGCAGGATGGGAAGATAGCACTTCCCTGCTGAATTATCTCGACGAGACAATGACACATCCAGCTAGAAAATACTGGATGGATGATCCTT
Proteins encoded in this region:
- a CDS encoding DUF4268 domain-containing protein; translation: MIKRPNRTVLNDALDEFRDAMRTFVVRGMRRVRGKTVKEAIYDSLSPNQASQFNRNLKNKGSIESAIDIGDFPNLVRKNWRQVFSQQFGDNMNVQNALYIIKEARDSAAHPSTEDLDAEYTRVALYHIVDVLDKINAPEAKKKVKEYRKKLFKSKPSQLPSNEPREVSPPNIDVPQDTFEEAELAANLQQVDGNVVNSLSPDPRLSQKDKYTAYFQELIDQLREQHNFTRARRASKGQGYYSFASGATGIKYTAGFNKPQIVYVRLRIDFGDREENKSFFDILKERESLINAQFDVPLSWERRDDVLKCQINVNREGTIDSDPSALEAFRAWHIENLLKFKAVFTPEIQRARETLKSQ